In Debaryomyces hansenii CBS767 chromosome B complete sequence, one genomic interval encodes:
- a CDS encoding DEHA2B02508p (similar to CA5820|IPF2500 Candida albicans IPF2500), whose protein sequence is MYDSFASYPHNYYTKSDDETEIPPTTFPGENLLTKDHLLEQLQPILIISDPSECNNNLSLFMKLIVENIYDQNEETTHNYQKLSSYALKLLTSNLFIKNYELCLGKILGLLAALSRDTLCSSEGIDEDVKFEIESLREFICIILLLLLKLTNSPGEKSERSKILETVDRNELYEILSDLGIIPIIANVITNHIVTTDKSKSPFLLLKFGGDIIFEYLYNCELLSDVEFNSLTSETNLIPTIIKHLLTNDDFDNYDTDADDWEGENKLFIYEEFKLLLLINEQYLMKSYSSKESKNKVFDGLMMGDAHLSSENSQPSNKQINGFINLLIYYINREESQIIKILILKFLYLIFTTSYTAKLFYLNDLKILLDIIIRELNNLDYSGNANGILIVTYLKVLYPLLMFSQLSELPEGYKNEGILEILRNLVLNSESGNRKTTEISEATDENQADIIAKLSLRCMSIPWLRKPQLSKRKNQDNPNLINNVYGKLSAASSSSSLNSKSSFVGKRSELYESSDISSESLGKAFTRIASVRTSVRSDYHKHALVHNENDQVGPNGSKSSYVENNHNIFLDNDFKSLSINTTEDFANSPWIPISDESNLLDLPKEYLKDEPVQPLKRPESASSSIKSDSSLAQKASKKKAPPPPLPPKSFSPKPNHIHFEKRSQSQTPPPPPPPPPPRRRRLLHLCEH, encoded by the coding sequence ATGTACGATTCGTTCGCTAGTTATCCGCATAATTACTATACTAAAAGTGATGATGAGACAGAAATTCCTCCAACTACTTTTCCTGGTGAAAATTTGTTGACCAAGGACCATTTGCTAGAACAATTGCAGCCAATATTAATCATCAGTGATCCATCCGAATGTAACAATAACTTAAGTCTTTTTATGAAGTTAATCGTTGAGAATATATATGACcaaaatgaagaaactaCAcataattatcaaaaattatcatcttATGCACTTAAATTGTTGACCctgaatttatttatcaagaacTACGAATTGTGCCTCGGTAAAATATTAGGATTATTGGCAGCTTTAAGTCGGGACACATTGTGCTCAAGTGAAGGTATCGATGAAGATGTGAAGTTTGAAATCGAGTCATTACGGGAGTtcatttgcattattttACTTTTACTTTTGAAGTTGACTAATAGCCCAGGAGAGAAGAGCGAAAGatcaaaaatattggaAACAGTCGATAGAAATGAGTTGTACGAGATCTTGTCCGACCTTGGAATTATACCTATCATCGCTAATGTTATAACAAATCATATTGTGACCACCGATAAATCTAAATCCCCGTTCttgttattgaaatttggtggggatattatatttgaatatctCTACAATTGTGAATTATTGTCTGATGTCGAGTTTAATAGTTTGACTAGCGAGACCAACTTAATCCCTACCATTATTAAGCATTTACTAACAAACGacgattttgataattatgATACTGATGCTGACGATTGGGAGGGTGAAAATAAACTATTTATATATGAGGAGTTTAAGTTATTGTTACTCATCAATGAacaatatttgatgaaatcatATTCGTCcaaagaatcaaaaaataaagTTTTTGATGGCTTAATGATGGGAGATGCTCATCTATCCTCAGAAAATTCACAACCAAGTAATAAACAGATTAATGGGTTTATCAActtgttgatttattaCATTAATCGTGAGGAGtctcaaattattaaaatccTTATCTTAAAATTCTTATACCTTATATTTACAACTTCCTACACTGcaaaattgttttatttgaaCGACCTAAAGATTTTGTTGGATATAATCATTCGTGAATTGAACAATCTAGACTATAGTGGGAATGCGAATGGAATATTGATTGTCACATATTTAAAAGTTTTGTATCCTTTGTTGATGTTCTCTCAATTAAGTGAATTGCCCGAAGGTTATAAGAATGAAGGtatattagaaattttgaGAAACTTGGTTCTTAATTCTGAGTCAGGTAATCGTAAGACAACTGAAATTTCTGAAGCAACCGACGAAAACCAAGCAGATATTATTGCAAAGCTATCATTACGGTGTATGTCTATACCTTGGTTGAGGAAGCCACAATTGAGTAAGAGAAAAAACCAAGACAACCCTAACTTGATAAATAACGTTTATGGAAAGTTATCTGCTGCttcctcttcatcatccttGAATTCGAAACTGAGCTTTGTGGGAAAACGTTCTGAATTGTACGAGAGTTCTGATATTTCAAGTGAATCGCTTGGTAAGGCCTTCACCCGAATTGCATCCGTCAGAACTTCAGTAAGAAGCGACTATCATAAGCATGCACTAGTGCATAACGAAAACGACCAAGTGGGCCCAAACGGTCTGAAGAGCTCTTATGTCGAAAATAACcataatattttcttagataatgattttaagtcattatcaattaatacCACGGAAGATTTTGCTAATTCTCCTTGGATTCCAATATCAGATGAGTCGAATTTGCTAGATTTAccaaaagaatatttaaaagATGAGCCAGTACAGCCCTTAAAAAGACCAGAGTCTGCATCATCCTCAATTAAGTCAGATTCGAGTCTAGCACAAAAGGCatcaaagaagaaggcACCGCCACCACCTCTTCCACCGAAAAGTTTCCTGCCGAAACCTAATCATATACATTTCGAAAAGAGATCTCAATCACAaacaccaccaccaccaccacctcCTCCTCCTCCAAGACGCAGGCGTTTGTTACATCTATGTGAGCattaa
- a CDS encoding DEHA2B02552p (similar to uniprot|P41920 Saccharomyces cerevisiae YDR002w YRB1 yeast Ran binder1) — MSSEATAPKTEENASAPQPPSSNVFSMFGAKKEAKKEDSDETKKEDKKESKDEEKEDDKADEEEVDVHFEPLVQLEKVDVKTNEENEDVLYKVRAKLFRFHADTKEWKERGTGDVKFLKHKESGKTRILMRRDKTLKVCANHLIAPEYELKANIGSDRSWVYNVTADVAEGEPEAQTLAIRFGNKENADKFKEQFDKAKETK, encoded by the coding sequence ATGTCGTCTGAAGCAACCGCCCCAAAGACAGAAGAGAACGCTTCTGCTCCACAACCTCCAAGTTCCAACGTTTTTTCTATGTTTGGAGCCAAGAAGGAAGCCAAGAAGGAAGACTCAGATGAAACCAAGAAGGAAGATAAAAAGGAATCCaaggatgaagaaaaggaagacGATAAGGccgatgaagaagaagtcgATGTTCACTTTGAACCATTGGTGCAATTAGAAAAAGTCGATGTTAAGACCAACgaagagaatgaagatgTTTTATATAAGGTCCGTGCCAAGTTGTTCAGATTCCACGCCGACACCAAGGAATGGAAAGAAAGAGGAACGGGAGATGTCAAGTTCTTGAAGCACAAGGAATCTGGTAAGACCCGTATTTTAATGAGAAGAGACAAGACTTTGAAGGTTTGTGCCAACCACTTAATTGCTCCAGAATACGAGTTAAAGGCTAACATTGGTTCTGACAGATCATGGGTTTACAACGTCACTGCAGATGTTGCCGAAGGTGAACCAGAAGCACAAACCTTAGCTATTAGATTTGGTAACAAGGAAAATGCTGACAAGTTTAAAGAACAATTTGACAAGGCCAAGGaaaccaaataa
- a CDS encoding DEHA2B02486p (weakly similar to uniprot|P40530 Saccharomyces cerevisiae YIL042c) — protein sequence MLLNNRHILRSTGRRCLVNTISFNGRRNKTIGSYRFSSTPSKGSGLTSASAVQTMQEQQEIFLKSYKIRSSLERLIYHYAQIPLTTISLDGLCEQSKDLSSSSILQYARDTVESLLTYNARRIREFRNLPYLVVLNPSISESYSIYLETMHSLITASLNLPTTLEENEKFCNDVLSVFIDAHADTLPSISKGFDEVSRFLGVEQIKQFLDQHLKERICMRLVAHQHIELSNTLRDSSNFAEGSKYNGVIKQLDIPTVINKSAELVNDICLMKYDQSVKLEIDTNLYPPNYWSGKSPELDPKSNTDNYIFPYIEYHLDYILMELFKNSFRAHIENNVLDPVRVTISISKDPAYLELRIRDKGKGIRPATLDHMFDYSFSTYESNEGESFKTLNVPPGLGGNTIAGIGYGLPLSKNYVEIFNDTLSPNTDGEVKTKGSLTVQSYYGWGTDVYLKIVGS from the coding sequence ATGCTTCTAAATAATAGGCACATACTCAGGAGTACAGGCAGAAGATGTCTTGTGAACACAATCAGCTTTAATGGTCGTAGAAATAAGACAATTGGATCTTATCGGTTTTCATCTACTCCATCCAAAGGTTCGGGGTTGACATCTGCATCAGCAGTACAGACTATGCAAGAACAACAGGAAATTTTCTTAAAGAGTTATAAGATAAGATCATCATTGGAACGTCTCATTTATCATTATGCCCAAATTCCGTTGACAACCATTAGTTTAGATGGGCTCTGTGAACAATCAAAGGATTTATCCTCATCATCTATATTACAATATGCGAGAGATACGGTAGAATCATTACTAACATATAACGCTAGAAGAATTAGGGAGTTTAGGAATTTGCCGTATTTAGTCGTTTTGAATCCATCTATATCAGAATCGTATAGTATTTACTTAGAAACGATGCATTCCTTGATAACCGCATCTTTGAATCTTCCCACTACGTTAGAGGAGAATGAAAAGTTTTGTAACGATGTGCTCAGTGTGTTTATTGATGCTCATGCTGACACATTGCCCAGCATTTCAAAAGGATTCGATGAAGTCTCTAGATTCTTGGGGGTGGAACAGATAAAGCAGTTTTTGGATCAACATTTGAAAGAGAGGATTTGTATGAGACTTGTTGCACACCAGCATATAGAACTATCCAATACTTTGAGAGACTCTTCAAATTTTGCCGAAGGCAGTAAGTATAATGGGGTTATTAAACAGTTAGATATTCCCACTGTGATCAATAAGAGTGCAGAATTGGTGAATGATATTTGCTTGATGAAATACGACCAATCTGTGAAGCTTGAAATCGATACAAACCTATACCCACCCAACTATTGGAGTGGTAAGTCTCCTGAATTGGatccaaaatcaaacacAGATAACTACATTTTCCCATACATTGAGTATCATCTCGATTATATTCTAATGGAATTGTTTAAAAACTCTTTCAGAGCCCACATAGAGAACAATGTGCTTGATCCTGTCAGAGTAACAATTTCAATCTCGAAGGATCCCGCGTATCTTGAGTTACGTATACGTGATAAAGGTAAAGGGATCAGACCTGCTACCTTAGACCATATGTTCGATTATTCGTTTTCGACATATGAATCTAATGAAGGAGAGAGTTTTAAGACTTTAAATGTACCACCAGGATTGGGCGGTAATACCATAGCTGGTATTGGTTACGGTTTACCTTTACTGAAGAACtatgttgaaatatttaatgacACGTTATCACCTAACACCGATGGTGAGGTCAAAACTAAGGGTCTGTTAACTGTACAGAGTTACTACGGATGGGGTACTGACGTCTATCTCAAAATTGTAGGTTCTTAG
- a CDS encoding DEHA2B02530p (similar to uniprot|P17442 Saccharomyces cerevisiae YGR233c PHO81 cyclin-dependent kinase inhibitor) — MKFGKYLASRQLELPEYSGHFIDYKGLKKLIKKLAVPANQNSSTNSISGVVSATSQEVQQALKENKASFFFRVERELDKVNSFYLEKQANLAVTLDLLVMKKNELLLKSKEYVQIGNSNTSGGSSSGSSNANFRNSISYLNLYQNFKKIHQDLIRLQQFIELNETGFSKVVKKWDKRSKSHTKELFISTAVSVQPVFHKNEINELSDLVTQSLFDLESILDGDYTSINNFVNTNQSNDTQQIIQALSRTSSNTNVSQLSHDASNIERNGSISSINFSSLRNNSVINLQNNEVDELYTTFVNVATIKDPDLSLLSRWIDKVRSSSKNSSSSNLDQIVKYKLSKIFLLAITNLKISDSFLEAFLNLINYDLDFAFISDDFNNNKNIIHECCSIPPASTHESHHHVVINNGVKVINSTDSINHSRTSIVNYIMNNSSKKTREQLLVCKDFNGRNCLHYAAQNSRLDLINLISSFFPKDHIDDLDNESMSALLLAIKHGNFDVIQKLVQMGSNCHPKSDESKLQYLPINYACKFGDYRILEYLLSKSQPNDKLINQQDVEGLLPLHVISRSGHYKLIKLLIHYGSRVNEFDGLNKWTPLFYAASEGHVKTTQELVKSGAKLDLLDEDGYNVLYYCVIEGHISVLNELLSYYNDICGRLPNVKSSGTLNSEMYSEDGKKGIEDYGTAPADNSATLDMEMSDEEDSEDSGNIDKNIDSIPDLQLPPPILPLRRYGHNFLEQKVLIELIFPKDSDFINLFNSAADMKPGRITLTSNISDIVPRNILLPVADDTKANNNCIFQADVESLHEFKIDFEIFPKFGTRLIAKTTAITFSKIDTSSPEVNSIQLPLFDLRLRNVGQLKFNYQVIYPFSGNLLETSKFDTYWKSSTSFVKTRTNLKLNAAGGLSPNNFLSPSNINAAKGGNNNGNHNNNSNNNPLASAVDLGAGSISSSFVTSTSLSGEYLRIRICLLNDGTPIVCPQWSIAVTEFIDLYLPNLSLEQLSSITDSLFDYKKVISDLSKMTTKDISLIKKLLKIIYFPLNMFLDILNVDINLNLELIFPSSYELENLPFVGNIQQNLNNFIDFTLNDVFNHIRSQKVKNSSGNGRSIIFLSSNSLICKIINWKQPNYPVFLSMNGISYNSKKGIFEPRSANGLLMNQKPSNEDEDSESKSLDSKDFSCGQEITIRSIKEAVNFTINNNLIGLIASIHLLNFVPKLIPLIRSRGLILVAASDLADHEDEDIVNKELDSYTRTEINGLRFDDILSFKDDITM, encoded by the coding sequence ATGAAGTTTGGGAAATATCTTGCCTCAAGGCAATTAGAGCTTCCAGAGTATTCCGGGCATTTTATAGACTATAAGGGTTTGAAGAAActtatcaagaaattagCTGTTCCTGCCAATCAAAATAGTTCTACAAACAGTATTAGCGGAGTAGTATCAGCTACATCACAAGAGGTCCAGCAGGCATTGAAAGAGAATAAGGcatcatttttttttagaGTGGAAAGAGAGTTAGATAAGGTCAATTCGTTCTATTTGGAAAAACAAGCCAATTTAGCTGTCACCTTGGATTTGTtagtgatgaagaagaatgaacTACTTTTAAAGTCTAAAGAGTACGTACAGATTGGAAATAGTAATACATCTGGAGGCTCTTCATCTGGCTCTTCTAATGCTAATTTTagaaattcaatttcgtatttgaatttgtatcaaaatttcaagaaaatacACCAAGACCTCATAAGATTGCAACAATTTatagaattaaatgaaacTGGATTTCTGAAAGTCGTGAAAAAGTGGGATAAGAGATCAAAGTCACATACAAAAGAACTATTTATCCTGACAGCAGTTAGCGTGCAGCCAGTGTTccataaaaatgaaattaacgAGTTAAGTGATTTAGTCACACAATCCCTATTTGATTTAGAATCTATTTTAGATGGAGATTATACGtcaatcaataattttgtgAATACAAACCAATCAAATGATACacaacaaataattcaagCCTTATCAAGAACAAGCTCAAATACGAATGTGAGTCAATTATCCCATGATGCTTCCAATATTGAAAGGAATGGTTCTATTAGTTCGATTAATTTTCTGTCATTAAGAAACAACTCTGTTATCAATTTACAGAATAATGAAGTAGATGAATTGTACACTACTTTTGTTAACGTGGCGACAATTAAAGATCctgatttatcattattatcacgGTGGATAGACAAGGTTAGATCTTCATCTAAGAACCTGTCTTCATCAAACTTAGATCAAATTGTCAAATACAAATTATCCAAGATTTTTTTGCTAGCTATAactaatttaaaaatatcaGATTCATTCTTAGAAGCattcttgaatttaattaattacgACCTTGATTTTGCTTTTATAAGCGATGACTTCAATAAcaataagaatattattcatGAATGTTGTTCTATTCCTCCTGCGTCTACACACGAAAGCCATCATCATGTTGTTATAAACAATGGAGTAAAGGTTATAAATTCCACTGATAGTATAAACCATTCCAGAACCTCGatagtaaattatattatgaataattcatccaaAAAGACTCGTGAACAGTTGCTTGTCTGTAAAGACTTTAATGGTAGAAATTGCCTTCATTACGCTGCTCAGAATAGTAGacttgatttgattaatttaatttcgcTGTTTTTTCCAAAAGACcatattgatgatttggaCAACGAATCGATGTCAGCCTTATTATTGGCTATTAAGCATGGGAACTTTGATGTAATTCAAAAGTTAGTTCAGATGGGAAGTAATTGTCATCCAAAATCTGATGAAAGCAAATTGCAATATCTTCCTATTAACTACGCCTGTAAGTTTGGTGATTATAGGAttttagaatatttattatctaAAAGTCAACCAAACgataaattgattaatcAACAAGATGTTGAAGGGTTATTGCCATTACATGTTATTTCAAGATCAGGACATtacaaattgattaaattattgattcattatGGATCTAGAGtgaatgaatttgatgGCTTAAATAAATGGACGCCGCTTTTTTATGCTGCTCTGGAGGGCCATGTGAAAACAACCCAAGAATTAGTGAAGTCAGGTGCCAAATTGGATCTTCTTGATGAAGATGGTTATAATGTTTTATACTACTGTGTAATCGAAGGTCATATTAGTGTTTTGAACGAGCTCTTAAGTTACTACAACGATATTTGTGGCAGACTTCCAAATGTTAAAAGTTCTGGTACTCTCAATTCTGAAATGTATTCAGAGGATGGGAAAAAGGGCATAGAGGATTATGGAACAGCACCTGCTGATAATTCTGCTACACTTGATATGGAGATGTCGGATGAAGAGGATTCGGAAGATAGtggaaatattgataaaaatattgactCTATTCCAGATCTCCAATTACCACCACCTATTTTACCATTGAGGAGGTATGGTCACAACTTCTTGGAACAGAAAGTtttaattgaattgatattcCCGAAGGACTCGGactttattaatttattcaattctgcTGCGGATATGAAACCTGGAAGAATAACGCTTACGTCCAATATATCAGATATTGTTCCGCGGAATATATTGTTGCCAGTAGCAGATGATACAAAAGCCAATAATAACTGTATTTTTCAAGCTGATGTTGAATCATTACACGAATTCaagattgattttgaaatatttccaaaattcGGTACGAGACTCATTGCTAAGACCACAGCGATAaccttttcaaaaatagaTACTTCATCGCCAGAAGTTAATTCCATTCAATTGCCGTTGTTCGATTTAAGGTTAAGGAATGTTGgacaattgaaatttaattaCCAAGTTATTTACCCATTTTCTGGAAACTTGCTTGAAACTTCAAAGTTTGATACGTATTGGAAATCGTCCACAAGTTTCGTGAAAACAAGAACAAATTTGAAACTTAATGCAGCTGGAGGATTGTCGCCTAATAACTTTTTATCAccttcaaatattaatgCAGCCAAAGGTGGTAATAACAATGGCAACCataacaataatagtaaCAATAATCCATTAGCTTCGGCGGTTGATTTAGGAGCCGgttctatttcttcttcctttgtTACATCAACATCCTTATCAGGAGAATATCTAAGGATTAGAATATGTCTATTAAACGACGGTACACCCATTGTTTGTCCACAGTGGTCAATAGCAGTTACTGAATTTATTGACTTGTATTTGCCAAACTTGTCGTTGGAACAATTGAGTTCAATCACAGATAGCCTTTTTGATTATAAGAAGGTTATAAGCGATTTGTCCAAAATGACAACCAAAGACATTTCGttaatcaagaaattattaaaaataatttatttccCTTTGAATATgtttttggatattttgaatgttGATATTAATTTGAACTTAGAATTGATATTTCCATCATCATATGAGTTAGAAAACTTACCATTCGTTGGCAATATTCAACAGaatttaaacaattttattgatttcacCTTGAATGATGTATTCAATCATATAAGATCCCAGAAGGTTAAAAACTCATCAGGTAACGGTAGGTCgattattttcttgtcttCAAATTCGTTgatttgcaaaattattaattggAAACAACCTAATTATCCCGTATTCTTGAGTATGAATGGAATTTCTTATAATAGTAAGAAAGGCATATTCGAACCTAGGTCTGCGAATGGTcttttaatgaatcaaaaaccatcaaatgaagatgaagatagTGAGTCTAAATCTTTGGATAGTAAAGATTTTAGTTGTGGTCAGGAAATAACTATCAGGTCTATTAAGGAGGCAGTTAATTTCAccattaataataacttGATTGGGCTAATCGCgtcaattcatttattaaattttgttCCTAAACTAATCCCCTTAATTAGATCCCGTGGGTTAATTCTAGTGGCTGCAAGTGACCTAGCAGATcatgaagatgaagatatcgTCAACAAAGAGTTAGATTCATATACAAGAACTGAGATCAACGGTTTAAGGTTCGATGATATATTAAGCTTTAAAGATGATATAACCATGTAG